CACCCCAGCGGAGATGGGCCCGAGCTGACGGAACTGCTGTGGCTGCAGATCGACGATGCGTCCACCAACAAACGGGCCGCGGTCGTTGACCACGCAGGTGGCGGTGCGGTCGCCCCGACGTAGGTGCAGGAGGGTGCCGGGTGCGGCGGTCCGGTGGGCACAGCCATTGGAAGTGCGTACCCGGGGGAAGGACACCGGTCCGCCAGCCTGTGTGTAGTACGACGCGGCGCCTGCCTGGTAGCGGGACGTGGTGCGCCCGCGGGGCGCTGAGACACAGCCGGTTGCGGCCAGCAGGAGGACGGCTCCTGCGGCAAAGGCGCGGCGAATGTTGAGGGGGGTGGTCATGGGAGTTGCCTCCAGGGGGTTGGTGCCATCGGCTGATGGCGGACGGTCCGCTGCGGCGCCGATACCCCCGGCCAGCGACAGTGCTGAGGTTGGGGGCGGCATGCTGCGGCCGTGTGGGTTGTTTGAAGAGTCGCTACTTTACGTTCTGGTTACAGAATTGCAACCTTTGTTACGGTGTCAGGAGTCACTGATGATGGTCACCCTGATGGATCTGATGGGAGGGTGACCCCCGCAGGCATGTCGGGGAGCGCGCGTACTGGGCCATGGAGGACGCGAACGCCGGGAACGGGCGCTTGTGTGGAGTTGGGTGAACGTTACGATGTCTGGTTCGTCGACCTACGAGGTGACCGTTGCCGACCAAGGAACTCATCGAGTGCGAACGGGTGGGGTTGGACTACTTCGAGACCGCTCCGGTCGTTGTACAGGCGACCCAGGTGGTGGCCGCCACGCCGGAGCGCATCTTCGACGTCTTTCTGGATGCCGACTCGTGGAGTCGCTGGGCGTATCCCATCACGTCGGTGGACTGGACCTCACCCTTCCCCTTGGAGGTCGGCTCCACCCGAACGGTGTGGATGCGCGCCGGAATGGTGGGCCACGAGGAGTTCATCGCCTGGGAGCCGTTCCGCCGCATGGCTTTTCGGTTCAACCAGACGATCAAGGGCGGCCCCACCGCCTTCGCCGAGGACTACGTGGTGACCGACCTGCGCGATGGGCGGTCGTTGGTGGAGTGGACCATGGCCATGACCCTCGCCGGGGTGTCGGCGCGGTTTGCTCCAGTGACCGGCCCGGCGATGGGACCGGTCAACCGGGCGATGCTTCGCAGGTTTCGCACCTACGTCGAATCCAACCAGGTATGAGGAAGCCCCCGAACGTGGTCCGGGGGCTTCGCTGAACTCTCGTGAATGTCTTGCAACTCACTTGAGCGGAGAGGGTGGGATTTGAACCCACGGAGGGTTGCCCCTCACACGCTTTCCAAGCGTGCCGATTCGGCCGCTCTCGCACCTCTCCTGGTTGGCTGAACCGACCACGACCGGAGCCGTTGGCATGTTCTGCGCTTCAACACGATATCGTGTGCACCACGCCAAGCCCCCACCCGTTGGGGACGAGGCGGGTCCCGACGTGGGACGACCGGGTCCTGTGCGACCGAACCCCGTGAACCGGGTCAGGGCCGGAAGGCAGCAGCCCTCAGCGGAGCGTTCGGAGTGCCGCAGACCGCCTGGTCGTCCCTCGTCGGGACCCGCACGGCGGGGTACGCCGTAGCGGCCGACCGCCGTGCTGATCGGACGGCCCACCTCGGCGCCCCTTGTATCCTCGCGGCGTGACCTACCAGTCCCTGTACCGCCGCTTCCGTCCCAGCACGTTCGCCGAGGTGCGGGGCCAGGATCACATCACGGTGGCCCTTCGCAATGCTGTGCGCAGCGACACGGTGGGGCACGCCTACATGTTCAGCGGCCCGCGAGGTTGCGGCAAAACCTCGACCGCCCGCATCCTGGGCCGGGCGCTGAACTGCACCAACCTTGTCGACGGTGAGCCGTGCGGCGAGTGCGACAGTTGCCGGGCCATGGAGGCCGGCACGTCGATGGACCTGCACGAGTTGGACGCGGCGTCCAACAACGGTGTGGACGCCATGCGTGACCTGGTCAGCCGAGCGGCCCTGGGCACGGCGGGCCGCAACAAGGTGTACATCCTCGATGAGGTGCACATGCTGTCGGGTGCGGCCTCGAACGCATTGCTGAAGACGCTGGAGGAGCCGCCGCCGCACGTCATCTTCGTGCTGGCCACCACCGACCCGCAGAAGGTTCTGCCCACGATCAAGAGCCGCACCCAGCACTTCAACTTTGAACTGCTGTCGCCGGGCGAGTTGGAGGACTACGTCCGCTGGGTGATCGACGAGGCTGACCTCACCGTCGAGGACGACGCCATCGCCTACGTGGTTCGCCAAGGTCGCGGCTCGGCCCGTGACACCCTCTCCGCCCTCGACCAGGTAGTGGCCGGAGGCGGCGTGGTGCCGCGCGAGGAGCCATCGGCCGGGCTGGTGGCGGCGTTGGTGGAACGCGACACCGGTGCTGTTTTGGCGTCGGTCGCCGACGCGCTCGGCCAGGGCAGCGACCCCAGGGTGCTCGCCGAGGCACTGGTGGCCGATCTCCGCGACCTCTTTCTCCTCACCATGGGTGTCGATGGGGCCAACGTGGCCGAGGGGGACCGAGAGGAACTCACCGACCAGGCTCGACGTTTCGGACCGGCCCGCCTCACCCGGGCGCTGGAACAACTTGGGTCGGCCCTGGTCGACATGCGCCAGGCGTCCGATCCGCGGGTGCCCCTTGAAGTGGCGCTGGTGCGGCTGACGGCGCCGAGCGCGAACCTGTCGATGGATGCACTGGCCGAGCGGGTGGAGGCGCTGGAGCGGGCGCTGGCAGGGGGTGCGGCCCCGGTGATCGCTGCCCCCGGGTCAGGGGCACCTCCCTTAGCCTCGCCGCCTACTTCCTCGGCGCCGGTGCCTCCCGCAGCACCTGCGACTCGTGCAGCACCTGCAGGTCCCGCCGGTGAAAGTGCAGCCGATTCTGGGGCTGTGGCGCCAGAAGCCGCTCAAGGGCGGCCGGACGTGGATACCCCCGCCGCAGCGCGGCCGCCCCGAAGTCCTAGCGGAGGCGCCGCTCCGGACAGCCACAAAGCCAAGGTGGAGGAGGCCAGGGAGATGCTGCGGGCCAAGACCGGCAAGGAGGCTCCAAGGGCAGAACCGATCACCGTCGACCCCGCGGCCGAGCCGCCTCCGCCCCCCCGGCGTCGTCGGCCCAACCCGCCTCAAGGCGCCAGATCAGCCGATCAGGGCCTCGACCCCGCACGCCCGCTGGTTGATCGCAGTGACGGCGAAGCGGCGCCGACCGCCCCAACCGCCCCCATAGCGACAGCTGCGCCGACCGCCCCCAT
The nucleotide sequence above comes from Candidatus Microthrix parvicella Bio17-1. Encoded proteins:
- a CDS encoding septal ring lytic transglycosylase RlpA family protein, which gives rise to MPPPTSALSLAGGIGAAADRPPSADGTNPLEATPMTTPLNIRRAFAAGAVLLLAATGCVSAPRGRTTSRYQAGAASYYTQAGGPVSFPRVRTSNGCAHRTAAPGTLLHLRRGDRTATCVVNDRGPFVGGRIVDLQPQQFRQLGPISAGVLRGIEVRY
- a CDS encoding SRPBCC family protein; this translates as MPTKELIECERVGLDYFETAPVVVQATQVVAATPERIFDVFLDADSWSRWAYPITSVDWTSPFPLEVGSTRTVWMRAGMVGHEEFIAWEPFRRMAFRFNQTIKGGPTAFAEDYVVTDLRDGRSLVEWTMAMTLAGVSARFAPVTGPAMGPVNRAMLRRFRTYVESNQV
- the dnaX gene encoding DNA polymerase III subunit gamma/tau, which produces MTYQSLYRRFRPSTFAEVRGQDHITVALRNAVRSDTVGHAYMFSGPRGCGKTSTARILGRALNCTNLVDGEPCGECDSCRAMEAGTSMDLHELDAASNNGVDAMRDLVSRAALGTAGRNKVYILDEVHMLSGAASNALLKTLEEPPPHVIFVLATTDPQKVLPTIKSRTQHFNFELLSPGELEDYVRWVIDEADLTVEDDAIAYVVRQGRGSARDTLSALDQVVAGGGVVPREEPSAGLVAALVERDTGAVLASVADALGQGSDPRVLAEALVADLRDLFLLTMGVDGANVAEGDREELTDQARRFGPARLTRALEQLGSALVDMRQASDPRVPLEVALVRLTAPSANLSMDALAERVEALERALAGGAAPVIAAPGSGAPPLASPPTSSAPVPPAAPATRAAPAGPAGESAADSGAVAPEAAQGRPDVDTPAAARPPRSPSGGAAPDSHKAKVEEAREMLRAKTGKEAPRAEPITVDPAAEPPPPPRRRRPNPPQGARSADQGLDPARPLVDRSDGEAAPTAPTAPIATAAPTAPIAPTAPTAPIVPLAPTAPAAPTAPAPPTTPSGQAQPDSLPDAPGAAALGEADRLNGLLDEVLSKLKPITRALFVGHFDDTGDTLEFRLDNPAIMERAQSRQGEFGEVLAGAAGRRVSFKLVAGTGSAGSPGAERDASGRHGRSAHDGGPAPRGGDDADEAEWADNSEYDGLVVADLEDADPPLSAANRLLEAFPGAELIAPDDK